A section of the Amblyomma americanum isolate KBUSLIRL-KWMA chromosome 2, ASM5285725v1, whole genome shotgun sequence genome encodes:
- the LOC144120162 gene encoding uncharacterized protein LOC144120162, which translates to MSLSGLAPPPPFLPVPGRPAVAWPQWFHIFENYVLASGASDCTPDRRKALLLHSLGVEGQRIFYTLPLPSLDNVKLGEQTATEKTSEDSKGTGDTRPEVSSYDIAVAALHAHFSATSNVVAERHRLSRRVQQAGESVNEYITALRELSATCSFPAEEHSLRDQFVAGISSRSLRERLLLEGSSLSFAKAVLLARQFELAYNDLQEFPSPKIASESASESTLSS; encoded by the exons ATGAGCCTTTCTGGACTCGCGCCGCCGCCCCCGTTCCTGCCTGTGCCTGGTCGACCTGCTGTTGCGTGGCCGCAATGGTTCCACATCTTCGAGAACTACGTGCTTGCTTCGGGGGCCTCTGACTGCACGCCGGATCGTCGCAAAGCACTACTTCTTCACAGCCTCGGCGTAGAAGGTCAGCGCATATTTTACACATTACCACTTCCATCGTTGGACAACGTCAAGCTCggtgagcaaactgctactgagaaaacgtcggaagatagcaagggcacaggcgacacaaggcctgaagtatcgtcgtacgatatcgcagtcgccgctctgcatgctcatttttcggcaacaagcaatgttgttgccgaacggcatcgtctcagtaggcgagttcagcaagctggtgaatcagtgaatgagtacatcactgcattgcgggagctttctgctacatgctcttttcctgccgaagaacattcgctgcgtgaccagttcgttgctggtatttcgtctcggagcttgcgcgagcgtcttctgcttgaaggatcgtctctctcgttcgctaaagcagtactactggcaaggcagtttgagctggcgtacaatgatctgcaagaatttccttct CCTAAAATAGCATCAGAATCCGCTTCAGAGTCTACACTTTCGTCGTGA